In the Armatimonas rosea genome, CCGACTCGATCGAGCGGGTAGTGGGTAAAGAAGACCCGCTGCTCGTCCTCCGAGAAGCGCTCTTTCCAGGCCGCCTCCCCGCTGGTCATGATGTGCCCCGGCGCGATACAGTTCACCCGCACTCCGTAGCGCCCGATATCCGCGGCCAGCGCACGGGTCAGCCCCGCGAGCGCGGCCTTGGAGGTCGAGTAGGCCACCCGCTCGGGGATCGGCTGGTTGCCCACGAGCGAGCCCAGGTTGACGATGCTCCCCTTCGTGGCCTTGAGGTGCTCCAGACCGGCTTGGGCGAACAAATACGGCGCGCGCACATTCACCGCCTGAATCTGGTCGAAGAGCGCCACGGGGGTCTCTTCCAAGCTGGTCCCGCGCTGGTCGGCGGCGTTGTTGACGATGCAGTCGAGCCGCCCGAACGTCTCTACTGTCGCCGCAACGACACTTGCGGGAAACGAGAGCTCGGTCACATCGCCTTCCAGGCAGAGGTGCCCCTCGCCCAGAAGCGCCTTGGTTTCGTCGATGCGCCTCAGGTCGGTCGCGCACACGCTCCAGCCCACTTGGGCAAACCCGAGCGCAATCGCCCGCCCGATTCCCTGGCCCGCGCCCGTCACAATCACTGTTTTCATGCTGCAAGTGAGTACGGCGAGTCACGCGGGAAATCCTGCTTTAGATCGCTCCCGTTGAGCTCGCCCCCGTTGGAGGGGGGCGTCTTGCTATCCTCGTGCCTCGGACACAAAGGGCTGCGCCCATAATTCGGTATGGCCGGAGGCCTTCGTGTCGGAGCCTGCGACGACAGCGAGACGCCCCCCTCCAACGGGGGCGGTCTAAACGGGGGCGATCTCTTCCGTATAATGGTGTAGACATGATGCAGACTGCGCTTCGCTCCCTCCGCGACTATCTCACGAACTTAGACTGGGACGCCTCGCGGCGGGGGAGCCTGCTGGTGGTCGCACCGGAGCAGCTCACGACCAGCCCACCGCGGCCCGAGCAGGACGTTGAGGAGGAGAAAAAGGCGCTGGCGGAGGGAGCTGCGGCGTTTGCACGGCGGATCGGGCCGCCGGGGCGCTATGGCTACAACCCCGCGCTCTTGGAGCAAGCCTTCGAGCTGCGACGGCTACGAACCAGAACCTGCGCTGCTTTAGCGCCGTCGCTCATGGTGATTCCGGCACGCCGCTTGCCCAAGCCTGACTTCCACGCCGAAGACGAGCGCCCGGAGCTGATGGAGCTCCTGCTACGGACCTGCACCCAGACCCAGTGGGAGAAGCTCGGGAGCCGCACGGGCTTTGGGCTCCCTGACTGTGAGACCCGCGCGCAGCGTCGCCTCTTTGAGCGCATTGTTCCCAGCCCCTTGGTCGTGGGGCGCAACTATAGAAGGCAACCCAACGACCGGCTCTACTCGCCGAGCGAGCGGCTCCGCGCCCGTCTTCGAGTGGTGCTCTATGTCAGCTCCGATGCTGTCGGCTCCCAAGGTGCCGAGGCGCAGATGCTCTATTTCAACGGCGACAAAAACACGGAGATCACGCTGGTGGGGGACAACCCCTACGCGCCGCATGACACCACGTTTGGCGCATCCCTGACCGAGAAGGTGCCGCGCAAGCAAAAGCCTGCCGCCCTGAGCTATGGCGCACTGACCACCCCGGTCCATCTTGTTCCCACGACCACGGTCGGTGAGCTTGTGGGACAGATCGCGAGCGCGACACGCTTGCCCCTGACGGTGGACTACCGGCTGAAACGCCACTCGGTTCTCACGTGGGGCACCCAGGTGGCGGCGGGCGATTTGCTAGAGGCGCTCTGCTGGTCGCTGGGGGGGAGCGTGCGAAAACTCGACCCCGCGGCCTTTGTTCTCACCTGGGATAAGGAGCCCCTGACCCTGCACCTCCTGCGCCACGATACCTGGGAGGCCGATGCATGGCTCGAGAGTGTCTACGGAGAGAAAGAGCCCTATAAAATAGACAACGCCTTGCCCTACCTTGCCCTCGCCGACGATGAGCCGCAGCGCTTCTCGCGGAGCTGGGTCGAGCGGCTGGCGGGCGGGCCACGCATTGTCAAGTCCGACGCGCTCCCGGCTAGTGTCCAGAACCTGCACGCGCTTGCCCTGGCGGAGCGCTTTCGCGACCAGGAAACCCCACCCGGCCTCGACTCGGTCCGCCTTGTACTCTCGGCCTGGGCGCAGCTTCTCTTGCCCGATGGCCCGGCCCTTACCCTGGAACCTCTGAGCGTCCCGCTCGGGGCGACATCGACGACTCAGGACGAGCCTGCGCTTGGCTGGGAGGGGATCGGGCTTACCCTTCGTGCCGAGACACCCGAGCAGGCAGAGCAGCTCCTCGCACTCACCGACAAGCTCCCGCTGGCGCGACTCTTTCTGGAGGGCGATGCCCCCACGCTTGCGGCGGCGCTGAAGATGACCAAGAAGCCGCTCTGTGGGCTGGAGCGCCTGCTGACCGTGCCACCGGGGAGCGACCCACGGGTGGACCGAAATATTCTGGGACAGAGCACGTCGGAGTACGGTAAGAGCCGAGGGCGACGGGGCTCCGACTGGCTGATCCCCGATGCGCCGGGTGTACAAGAGCACTGTCGGTCAAAGGTCCAGGCGCTCGCGGCGCTTCCGGGGCTGGCGGGCTTGCGCCTCGCCGACGATACCCCGCCCGGCTACGATGCCGAGCTCTCTCTCCAAGGAATCTACTCACCGGGGGATGCGCTGGGGTACTCACGGGAGAACCGGCTGGCCTACTGGCGCGAGACCGGCACCGATCCCGCCGATATTCTCGGCTACCGCTCACGTATCACCCTTCCGTACTTCGACGAAGGGCGCGGCGTCACCGTCTCCCCGACCTGGCAAGGCTGGCTCCGGCAGAGAGTGGTTCGGCTCCGGCGCGAGGCAACTGCGGGCCTGACCCTCCCGCTCTGGCGCACGGAACTCCTCGATATCTTCTGGCTGGGCTACGGCCACTCTGCCCCAACGATCCATCTGCTCACGACCTGGAAACCCGCCGACGATAAGACGCCCTTGGTCGATCGTGGCTGGAACGAGGGGGCGGCAGCCTACCAGAAAACCGGGCAGGTGCTCTACTTCTCCCTCGCGGTTCCCGCGCCCGTGCCCGCCAGTACGCTACAGGGCTACCTGGAGACGGTACGAAACTCCGCCAAGGGGATGGAACTAGCGCTGGATCTCTCTTCTTGGCCCGTCGAGGCGGTTCTGAAGCTACTCAAGTCCGAGTGAGCCAAAGTACGCCACGCTCCTGTCCACGAGCCGCCATTCTTCTGCACAAACGGCCTCCGAGCTCTCGCCACGCTCCCAGGCGCTGGAGTAGGGCTGGTCTTGGGGGCGACCCTTGGCCCAGAGAATCTGAAGGGCAGGGATCAGGGTGCGGACATCGCGCTCGGGGTACTCTGCCCACCACGACACTTCGAGCAGCGGGATGGTGCGGGTTGCCTGCGCGGCGATCTCGATTCCGGGGAGCAGGTGTGGGAAGCCATTGCACCGCACGATCTCTAAAATTCTGGGAAAGTCCACGACCCCGGTTCCAGCGGCGCAGCGCACCAAGCGATAGCCCTCGGGCGCGAAGTGGATGGTGTAGTCCTTGCAGTGGATATGGCGGATCAGCGGCCCAAGTCTGTAGGCTGTTACCACGGGGTCCTCGCCGACCGCCAGCGGGTTGCCAGCATCGAGGCAGACACCAAACGCCGGGTGTGCGCCGGTCTTTTCGTAGAGCCAGAGAAAGTCCGACGTATCCGCGTCTTGGTGGTTCTCAAACGCAAGGCTCAGGCCAAGGCTCTCTGCCACGGGCAGTAGTTCGGTGATGCGCCGCGCCAGTGCATCGCGACGGATAAACCAGCCTTCGTGCTGACCCAGCTTGCGCCGGTCGCCGCACAGAATCCCGGAGAGGGTGAAGCGCACGACTCTTGCGCCCGCCAGTGCCGCTTTTTTCAGGTAGCCCTCGGCGTCCTCCATCTCCAAGACACTCATTCCCTCCACCACGAGCCGCAGGCCACGCTCGCCAAGGGCATCGTGGAGGGCGTCTGCGGAGAGGTCGGGGGGGAGGGGAATATCGACCCCGGCGAGGCCTCGTGCCTGCGCGGCGTCCAATAAACCGAGCGGGGAGAGCGGGCTAGGGTTGGGGGTACCGTCTTTGGTAGGCAGGTAGCCCAGGACATGCGGCAGCGCATAGGCCGTCAGAGCAAAGGGAATTGGCATGGCAGATTGTACCTGGCTTGAAAAAGTCCCTGGGAACAAATCCCGGACAGTGAGCCCGGACAACGAGTGTCCGGGCTTAAGAGGGCGACGGCGACCTTCGTCGCCACTCAGTTCGGTTGGCTGCGAAGGCAGCCGTCGCCCTCTTAAGCCGGAAGACTCGTTCTTCTGGTAACGTTGGCATGGCAGATTGTACCTCGTGGTTTCTGTCTGGAACAAAGTGCACACTTGGCGACGTATAAGAGGTAGAATGAGAGTATCTTTGGAACTCTCTGGAGGAAGAAACATGAATCGTTACCTAATCGCTCTGACGGCTGTCTTCGTTGCCGGCGCTGCGTTTGCACAGAAGCCCGCCCCGACCAAGCCCGCCCCCAAGGCACAGACCAAGTGCGCGGTCACCGACGAAGACCTGGGTAGCATGGGCAAGCCCATCGAGATCGCCTACAAGGGCAAGAACGCAAAGTTCAAGGGCAAGTCCGTCAAGGTCTGCTGTGGCGGCTGTGTCGCCAAGGTCAACAAGGAGCAGGACAAGTACTTCACCAAGGTCTTTGGCAAGTAGTCTCGTCCTAAACTAAGCTCGGCTGAAAAATTGCCGATGGATTCCAGAGCCCGCCCGCGAATAGAAGAGCATGTACTCACTACTCGCTTGGCGGGCTCGCTCTTTGCCCTCCTCGTCCTCGCCCTCCACCGCGACGGTCTCAGACGAGTGGCTCACACAGCTCCGACAGGCCCACCTCGATGGGGTCTATGCCTATGCGCGGCGACGGCTCCCCAGTGTGGAGGATGCCGAGGATGTCGCCGCCGAGACCTTTGCCGCGGTCTGTGTCGCACCGCAGCGAGTTCCTCAAGACGAGACAAAGGTGCGTGCCTGGCTCCTCGGGATTGCCCGCAACAAGCTAACCGACCTGCTGCGCAAGCGCTACAAGCGGCGTGAGCTCCCCCTCACCGACCTGGAGCCACTGGCCCTCGCTGGCCCCGAGGCACTCCTCGGACCGCCCCAGGCACAGGCACTCCGCAGCGCAATCGACGGCCTCCCGGCGGACCAGCGCGAGGCACTGCTCCTCAAGTACGCCGACGAGCTCACCCTCACCGAAGTGGGCAGGGTTCTCGGAAAGTCCGAGGCCGCGGTCTCTAGCCTGCTCCAGCGCGCCCGTGCCACGGTGCGAGAGCGTGCCGCCTATGCCTTTACGACAAAGGAAAAGTCATGAACGATCCCCTTATTGAGCAGGCTATCCCGCTTGTCTTCCCGGTGGAGAAGGCATCGGCTGCGCTCCATGCCCGTGTCCAGGCACTCCAGCCTCCGTCCCCGCCCAAGGCCACACTGCGTTTTCTGCCGCTGCGCTTCCGCTGGGTTGTGGCGATTGTGGTGCTGCTCTGGGTGGGGCACAATATCCCGGCGGCGGTGCGGGCGTGGAATAACATCGGCTACCCCTCCCAAGCGCGCCACACGACACGCTGGGTGCACGGCCCGACCAAGGACTACCTCCAAGGCGAGAACTGGTCCGCACGGGGCAAGAGCCGCGATGTTATCTACGGCAACTGGAAGTGGGACACCAAGACCAATACCCGCTCCTGGGCCAAGTACGAGCATCCTACCGTCGTCATTATCACGGAGAGAAAGTCCTATAGCTTCACTCCGGGTGACAGCACCGTGCCGGTTCAGGTCATGACCTTGCCCAAAGCCACCCCACCCTCTCTCCAGCAACGGTTGTTCACAACCTTCTCCATCTTGTTTTTCCGTGTTTTAGATCGTCCCGTGTTCTTGCCACACGGTAAGAAGATCGTCCGCATGTTCCCAGAGAACTCCCCTGAGGGATTTGTCACCACGACCACCTACGAGCCGGAGACGGGGCGTTATATCATAGACCGCAAGAACCCCCGAGGAGAAGGATTGCTCCAGGTGAATGAGACCATGGCGGCTGTTCCTGAGTCTTACTTTGTGCCGGATTTTCCCCAGGGAGTCCGCTTTGTCACGGTACCGCCTCTCGTGATGGCCCCCGGCCCGAGTGTCACAGAGCAGGCCGCGACCCTCTGGAACAAGCTCCTACTGGGCAACTAAGCCCCTCAACACTTTCCGGTGAGCTCACACTTGCCTGGGGAGCGAGCTCCCCAGGCTTTTTTGTTTCTGGGTACAATAAGGCGTGAATCAATCTCTTCTCCCCGTCCGTGCGGTCACTCTGTTTTCGTCGGGGGTGGCCTACACCCAGCGTGAGGGCGCCATCGACTCTGGCGAGGTGACCGTGCCGCTCACCTTCCGCACCAACCAGATCAACGATATCCTTAAGTCCCTGATCCTCCTCGATGAAGAGGGCGGTGCCTTGCCGGCGGTCTATCCATCGCAGGACCCCGTGGAGCGCACCCTCCAGAGCTTTGCGGTCGATGTCTCGGCGTTTACCACCCGGGGAGAGCTCCTGCGCCAGCTCCGGGGGGCGGCCCTGCGCCTGGAGACCCTGAGCAAGGAGGTCTTTGAGGGGCAGATTGTTGCGGTGGAGGCGGAGAAGCAAGTACGGGGTGAGCGCTCCGTGGTCGAGGTGGAGAGCCTGACCCTGATCACCGCCGAGGGGCTGGTCTCGGTCTCGTTGGACAAGGTTCGCACCATTAAGCTTCTCGATGAGCGGCGGGACCGGGAGCTACGTGAGGCGCTGGCGGTGCTGGCGGGGGGCGCAGACGATGCCCGGAGGACCGTACAGCTACGCTTTGCGGGCAAGAAGAAGCGCAAGGTGCAGGTGGGCTACATCACCGAGGCCCCCCTCTGGAAGATCAGCTACCGGCTCGTGCTCAGCGATACCGAGGGGCAGAAGCCCTACCTGCAGGGCTGGGCGCTGGTGGAGAACACCACCGACGAGGACTGGGAAGGGGTTCAGCTCACCCTCGTTTCTGGGCGCCCCGTGAGCTTTATCCAGGACCTCTACAAACCGCTCTACCTGCCGCGTCCGACAGTCGGGCCCGATATTATTCCCGCCGCCGCTCCGGCGCTCCACGATGCCGCGATGGCATTTGAGCTGGACGCTGCGACCGGAGCGGTGCCGATGTCGGCTCCTGCGCCCATGGCCAAGCGCTCCCTGAGAAGCGAGTCGATGCGGCAATCGGTCACGTCGCAGGCCGAGGGACGGAGTGTCGGTGAGCTCTTTCAGTACAACATCACGGCCCCGCTTGCCCTTCCCCGGCAGCAAGCGGCGATGATCCCCGTGGTCTCGGGCGATATTGGGGGGGAGAAGGTCTCGCTCTACAACGCCGACACCGATCCCAAGCACCCCATGAACGCCCTGAAGCTGGTCAACGACACGGGGCTCCACCTCAAGGCCGGGCCGATCACGGTCTTCGATGGCGGCACCTACGCCGGCGATGCGCGCCTCGGGGAGGTCACGCCCAACGACACGCGGCTGATCACCTACGCGGTGGACCTGAGTATCGAGGGAGTCCGCACCGAGGAGCTACGCAACGGGAGCGCCCTGACCCTGACCATCAAGCGCGGCATCTTGGTAGTCACGTCGAAGAACCGCCGCGAGATGCTCTATAAGTTCCAGTCCAAGGCCGCTGTCCCCCGCACGGTCCTGGTCGAGCACCCGCTCTGGGAGGGCTGGAGCCTGGTCACCCCCACCGAGCCCACGGAGACCACGCGGGACCGCTACCGCTTTGCGGTCGCGCTGCCCCCGGGTGAGTCCGCCAGCCTCTTGGTGGTACAGGAGCACGCACTGGGAACCACGGTCTCCCTGCTCGAGGCGGACACGACCCAACTCACCCACTATGCCAGCCAGGGGGAGATTCCCTCGCGCCTGAAAGAGGCCCTCGCGGTGACTATCGCCCGGCGCCGCAAGATCAACGAGCTGGAGACCAATGCCGATCTGCTCGACAAAGAGCGCACCCAGATCCACGAGGAGCAGGGCCGCATTCGTGGCAACCTGGCCACCCTCGACAAAGAGTCGCCGCTCTACCGCCGCTACCTCGACGAGCTCAATGGCCAGGAGAACCGGCTTCTAGAGCTCCGCGAAGAGGGCAATCGCCTGCGAAAGAATGCCCGTGATGCCCATACCGAACTGAAGGCTTTCCTAGACACACTGGACTTATAGAGTAGCCCCCGGTTGGAGCGGGGGGACAGGAGAAAAGACAATGCTGACAATGATGGTTCTTCCGTTGATCGCACTGGTGCCGGCAAAGCTCCCCGAGGGAGACTTGCCGGTCCGGGCGGTGACACTCTTCTCCTCCGGGGTGGCCTACACCCAGCGTGAGGCGGAGGTCAGTGACAATGCCACCATTCCCCTGGTGTTTCGCACTACGCAGATCAACGATATTCTCAAATCTCTGGTCCTGATCGACGAGAAAGGCAAGGTCCAGCCTGCGGTCTATGCCGCCAAGGACCCGGTCAATCGGACGCTCCAGAGCTTCGCTGTCGATGTTACCCAGCCGCTCGACCGCAATGCCCTGCTCAATCGTCTCCGGGGGCAAGTGGTGACCGCAAGCATCACGACCACACGAACAACGGCAGCGGGCTACGAGACGAGCGCAAAGGCGTTTACAGGCAAGCTTGTCAGTATCGAGGCCAAGTCCCTTCTCAGCGCGGAAGGGAAGCCCAGCAGTGTGGAGTTTCTCAACTTGCTGACGGAAAGCGGGCTCAAGACCCTGCGCCTCGATCTGGTGGATGAGATCGCCTTCGAGGACCCTAAAGTTGCTAAGGAGTTTGGTGAGGCCCTGACCTTGCTCGCGACCGGAGCCGACGATAAGCGCCGCAGTGTGACCCTGCGCTTTGCGGGGCAGGGGAAGCGGCGGGTGCAGGTGGGCTATATCTCGGAGGCCCCGCTCTGGAAGATGAGCTATCGCTTGCTCCTGGGCGAGAAGTCCTACATGCAGGGCTGGGCGCTGGTCGAGAACACCACCGATGAGGACTGGAGTGGGGTCTCCCTGACGCTGGTCTCGGGGCGCCCGATCAGCTTCATTCAGGACCTTTATCAGCCGCAGTACCTTGCCCGCCCCGTGATTGGGGCCGATCTGAGTGTCTCGCCCCTGCCCCAGGTCTCGGAGGCGGCGATAGACTTTGCCGCGAAGAGTGATGTGGGAGCGCGGGCTGCGATTCGCAACTCGATCATGCGGGGGCAAGGGGGTGGGCAAGGCGGAAGCCAGGGCTTTGGGGCACCTGCACCCAGTGCGCCACCCGCCGAGGCTGCGGTGGATGGCCCCGCACTGGCGGGCTCCGTGGACGCGCAGGCATCGGGGGAGAAGCAAGGTGAGCTCTTTACCTATAAGATCACCTCGCCGGTCTCACTCCCACGGCAGCAAGCGGCGATGATCCCGGTGGTGGCACAGGACATTAATGCCGAGAAGCTCTCTCTCTACAACGCGGCAACCGATGTGCGCTTCCCTCTACACGCGGTGCGTCTGAAGAACAACACCGGGCTACACCTCAAGGGTGGGCCCGTGACCCTCTTCGACGGGGGAATCTACGCGGGCGATGCACGGATGCTGGACATTCCGCCCGGCGACAGCCGCATTCTGAGCTACGCCGTGGATCTTGGGCTACGCGGAGAGCGACAAGACAAAGGAGGGACATCGGTCGAGACCAGCCTCTCCATCAAGCGCGGCGTACTGACCAGCACCCGCAAGGAGACCATTGAGGTTGTCTACACCTTCCGCAATACCTCCGACAAGCCACGCCAAGTGCTGGTCGAGCACCCCTACGACCCTGCCTATAAGCTTGTCGCGCCTGCCAAGTTTGAGGAGCGCACCCCCGGCCTCTACCGCTTCCAGATCGCCGTGCCTGCCAGCAAGACCGAGAACCTGATAGTCAAGACCGAGCGCCCGCTGCAGGAGACCTACGCCCTCCTCGATGCGGAGCTGGACTTTATCGAGGTCACGACGCGGCGCAAGGAGGGGGTCTCCCCCAAGCTCAAGGCCGCGCTGGAGGATGTCCTCGCCCGCCGTCGCAAGCTCCAAGACCTCCAGAGCCAGATCGCCGAGCGCGAGGGGGAGGTCAAGCAGATCGAGCAGGACCAGAGCCGGATTCGTCAGAACATGGCAGTCCTAGAGCGCACCTCGGAGAGCTATAAGAACTATGTCAAGCAGCTCGATGCGCAGGAGCTACGGATTCAGGAGCTCCGCAAGCAGGATAGTGCGCTCCGCACCCAGCGCGCCACCAGTGAGCGCGAGCTGAAGGCATTTATCGATACGCTGGAGGTCTGAGGGGCCGGGGGCTTTCCGGGCATTGAAATACCCGGCATAAAAATAAGGAGCGTCCCGTGGACGCGCAGAACACAACATGCTCTGCGCGTCCTCGGGACGCTCTTTTTCCGTAGGCGGGGACTTTCAGCCCCCGACTACCCGCTGCGGTGGAGGCGCTCGCGGGCCATCTGGATATCGGCCTTGAGCTCGGGGTCGGTGGCGAAGCGTGCCAGGGTTTTATCGTCGGCCTTGCTCCCGATATAGCCCACGAGCCGAGCGGCATGGGCACGCACCAGCCGCGGGCGCTTGCTTGCCACAATCGACAAGAGCTCCTTGAGCAGTGCGGCACGCAACGCCTTGGGCTGGCCGGGTGCGGCGGCACCGTGGACATCGCGTGTCATCTGGAGCATGGCCGCCTTTGCCTTCACTTGGTCGCTCCCCGCCATCGTGTCGGCGAGGGAGGTGAGTAGCTCACGCATGTTCAAATTCCTTTCAGGCTCCAGGGCGCACGGTACGGCTCGTAGAGTAGCCGGTTGGCCTCTTCATCGTTGATAAACTTCCAGGTCTTGGGGTCGTAGGTGAG is a window encoding:
- a CDS encoding SDR family NAD(P)-dependent oxidoreductase — its product is MKTVIVTGAGQGIGRAIALGFAQVGWSVCATDLRRIDETKALLGEGHLCLEGDVTELSFPASVVAATVETFGRLDCIVNNAADQRGTSLEETPVALFDQIQAVNVRAPYLFAQAGLEHLKATKGSIVNLGSLVGNQPIPERVAYSTSKAALAGLTRALAADIGRYGVRVNCIAPGHIMTSGEAAWKERFSEDEQRVFFTHYPLDRVGHPEEIAAVALFLASDAANFITGATVPVDGGMSILCPETGAFRAAGVRWPGNPGGA
- a CDS encoding sugar phosphate isomerase/epimerase family protein — protein: MPIPFALTAYALPHVLGYLPTKDGTPNPSPLSPLGLLDAAQARGLAGVDIPLPPDLSADALHDALGERGLRLVVEGMSVLEMEDAEGYLKKAALAGARVVRFTLSGILCGDRRKLGQHEGWFIRRDALARRITELLPVAESLGLSLAFENHQDADTSDFLWLYEKTGAHPAFGVCLDAGNPLAVGEDPVVTAYRLGPLIRHIHCKDYTIHFAPEGYRLVRCAAGTGVVDFPRILEIVRCNGFPHLLPGIEIAAQATRTIPLLEVSWWAEYPERDVRTLIPALQILWAKGRPQDQPYSSAWERGESSEAVCAEEWRLVDRSVAYFGSLGLE
- a CDS encoding RNA polymerase sigma factor, yielding MYSLLAWRARSLPSSSSPSTATVSDEWLTQLRQAHLDGVYAYARRRLPSVEDAEDVAAETFAAVCVAPQRVPQDETKVRAWLLGIARNKLTDLLRKRYKRRELPLTDLEPLALAGPEALLGPPQAQALRSAIDGLPADQREALLLKYADELTLTEVGRVLGKSEAAVSSLLQRARATVRERAAYAFTTKEKS
- a CDS encoding DUF4139 domain-containing protein: MMVLPLIALVPAKLPEGDLPVRAVTLFSSGVAYTQREAEVSDNATIPLVFRTTQINDILKSLVLIDEKGKVQPAVYAAKDPVNRTLQSFAVDVTQPLDRNALLNRLRGQVVTASITTTRTTAAGYETSAKAFTGKLVSIEAKSLLSAEGKPSSVEFLNLLTESGLKTLRLDLVDEIAFEDPKVAKEFGEALTLLATGADDKRRSVTLRFAGQGKRRVQVGYISEAPLWKMSYRLLLGEKSYMQGWALVENTTDEDWSGVSLTLVSGRPISFIQDLYQPQYLARPVIGADLSVSPLPQVSEAAIDFAAKSDVGARAAIRNSIMRGQGGGQGGSQGFGAPAPSAPPAEAAVDGPALAGSVDAQASGEKQGELFTYKITSPVSLPRQQAAMIPVVAQDINAEKLSLYNAATDVRFPLHAVRLKNNTGLHLKGGPVTLFDGGIYAGDARMLDIPPGDSRILSYAVDLGLRGERQDKGGTSVETSLSIKRGVLTSTRKETIEVVYTFRNTSDKPRQVLVEHPYDPAYKLVAPAKFEERTPGLYRFQIAVPASKTENLIVKTERPLQETYALLDAELDFIEVTTRRKEGVSPKLKAALEDVLARRRKLQDLQSQIAEREGEVKQIEQDQSRIRQNMAVLERTSESYKNYVKQLDAQELRIQELRKQDSALRTQRATSERELKAFIDTLEV